In Sphingopyxis sp. 113P3, one DNA window encodes the following:
- a CDS encoding helix-turn-helix transcriptional regulator, with translation MRPDLAVLPPRFLRTKEAAEFLSLSARTLEKHRTYGTGPAYRKLGGRVVYAVDDLEAWAARGAVTSTSDPRGSILPAKRHTPAPLAQAARRPR, from the coding sequence ATGCGACCCGATCTCGCCGTTCTCCCGCCGCGCTTCCTGCGCACCAAGGAAGCCGCCGAGTTTCTCAGCCTGTCCGCCCGCACCCTCGAAAAGCATCGGACCTACGGCACCGGCCCCGCCTATCGCAAGCTCGGCGGCCGCGTCGTCTATGCCGTCGACGATCTCGAAGCCTGGGCCGCGCGCGGCGCCGTCACCTCGACCTCTGATCCGCGCGGTTCGATCCTTCCCGCGAAGCGTCACACGCCGGCGCCGCTGGCCCAAGCCGCCCGGCGCCCACGCTGA
- a CDS encoding DUF2493 domain-containing protein — protein sequence MSEHDDYEPEHAASPTDQIAQELQLYGYRPSEDEADPRPVPEDRIIEGAVADIFDALISTVADTSLDPDLDDLLWSTVNTFHRAVERADRKLDDNEQAQKRLQREQDGSEVKSVQLERLIDLGQSLIERRDSLEIFRDSAADQYLRATGSPWSQRTGSRVNHRRLTAAMIDSRDFLAAKRRNETEVLVPAGPKIAFSGGDTTDHKPIWAKLDQVHAKHPDMVLMHGGSPKGAEKIAARWAETRKVPQVAFRPDWTKHAKAAPFKRNDAMLAVMPIGILIFPGTGIQDNLADKARKLGIPVYRFATGGA from the coding sequence ATGAGCGAGCACGACGACTACGAACCCGAACACGCCGCATCGCCGACCGACCAGATTGCGCAGGAGCTTCAGCTCTACGGCTACCGGCCCTCCGAAGACGAAGCCGATCCCAGGCCCGTGCCGGAAGACCGCATCATCGAAGGCGCCGTCGCCGACATCTTCGACGCCCTGATCTCCACCGTGGCCGATACGAGCCTCGATCCCGACCTCGACGATCTCCTCTGGTCCACCGTCAATACGTTCCACCGCGCCGTCGAGCGGGCCGACCGCAAACTCGACGACAACGAGCAGGCGCAAAAGCGCCTCCAGCGCGAACAGGATGGCTCGGAGGTCAAATCCGTCCAGCTCGAACGCCTGATCGACCTTGGGCAATCGCTGATCGAACGGCGCGACAGCCTGGAAATCTTCCGCGACAGCGCCGCCGACCAATATCTTCGCGCCACCGGCTCACCCTGGTCTCAGCGCACCGGCTCGCGCGTCAACCATCGCCGCCTCACCGCCGCGATGATCGACAGCCGCGACTTCCTTGCCGCCAAGCGCCGCAACGAAACCGAAGTGCTCGTGCCCGCAGGCCCGAAGATCGCCTTCTCCGGCGGCGACACCACCGATCACAAGCCGATCTGGGCCAAGCTCGACCAGGTCCACGCCAAGCACCCCGACATGGTGCTGATGCACGGCGGCTCCCCGAAAGGTGCCGAGAAGATCGCCGCACGTTGGGCGGAAACCCGCAAGGTGCCGCAGGTCGCCTTCAGACCCGACTGGACGAAGCACGCCAAGGCCGCACCGTTCAAGCGCAACGACGCCATGCTGGCGGTCATGCCGATCGGCATCCTCATCTTCCCCGGCACCGGAATCCAGGACAATCTCGCCGACAAGGCCCGCAAGCTCGGCATCCCGGTCTATCGGTTCGCAACCGGCGGCGCGTGA
- a CDS encoding DUF736 domain-containing protein, with amino-acid sequence MATIGTFKKTGNEFTGEIVTLSVQAKGVRIVPDQRATGENAPSHRVLVGRVEIGAAWSKRSNEGRDYLGLKLDDPSFNAPIYANLFDDEDGDGYSLIWSRPNRRAD; translated from the coding sequence ATGGCGACCATCGGCACCTTCAAGAAGACCGGCAACGAGTTCACCGGCGAAATCGTCACCCTCAGCGTCCAGGCCAAGGGCGTGCGCATCGTCCCCGACCAGCGCGCCACCGGCGAAAACGCCCCCAGCCACCGAGTTCTGGTCGGCCGCGTCGAGATCGGCGCCGCCTGGTCCAAGCGCTCCAACGAGGGCCGCGACTATCTGGGCCTCAAGCTCGACGATCCGAGCTTCAACGCCCCCATCTACGCCAACCTCTTCGACGACGAGGACGGCGACGGCTACTCGCTGATCTGGTCCCGCCCGAACCGCCGGGCGGACTGA
- a CDS encoding DUF2285 domain-containing protein, which yields MDPQAPSSEARIVWLPANDTSAVFLGPAPAGLAEDTDPQPTFDAAYRIGDHDEDILLYDLGDGQSVQLVIETATPVDRPLAAIIPLGRDGFDRVRSLCRLLATLHGRAIPPDTRLTAQHRLRLRRMLQCFDGYRNGATQREIAQVIFHIARLDRQAWQDASARHAIKTLLRDARAMIAGGYRALLRHRRSD from the coding sequence GTGGACCCGCAGGCCCCGTCATCTGAAGCCCGCATCGTCTGGCTGCCCGCGAACGATACGAGCGCCGTCTTTCTGGGGCCGGCCCCTGCGGGTCTCGCGGAGGACACCGATCCGCAACCGACCTTCGATGCTGCCTACCGCATCGGAGACCATGACGAAGACATCCTTCTCTACGATCTCGGTGACGGCCAAAGTGTCCAGCTCGTCATCGAGACGGCCACGCCGGTCGACCGACCCCTTGCCGCCATCATTCCTCTGGGTCGGGATGGATTCGATCGTGTCCGATCCCTTTGCCGTCTGCTGGCCACCCTTCACGGCCGGGCCATCCCGCCGGATACCCGGCTGACGGCGCAACACCGCCTGCGATTGCGCCGGATGCTGCAATGCTTCGACGGCTATCGCAACGGCGCGACCCAGCGGGAAATCGCGCAGGTCATCTTCCACATCGCCCGGCTCGACCGCCAGGCGTGGCAGGACGCCTCCGCCCGCCACGCCATCAAAACCCTGCTGCGGGACGCGCGCGCCATGATCGCCGGCGGCTATCGCGCCTTGCTGCGACACCGCCGGTCGGACTGA
- a CDS encoding DUF7146 domain-containing protein codes for MTRLDASDLAQRLGREAEAVCRHYLDAGHRQGNYWQVGDARNTPGRSMFVRLKETAKGPAGKWTDAATGEHGDLLDVIRESCGLTDFADVVEEARSFLRLPRPKPAPATKKRPGTPAPSGSAEAARRLFAMSQPISGTPVETYLRHRGITALHGTGNLRFHPRCYYRPDDHGPTETWPAMIAAVTDLRGAITGAHRTWLAPDGSDKAPIETQRKAMGDLLGHAVRFGIAGEAMAAGEGIESVLSARQTIPHMAMAAALSAAHLAAILFPQTLRRLYILRDNDPAGDGARDNLVERANAAGIEAIVLSPVLEDFNEDLRRLGLDALRASLRVQLAPQDVARFMAQAA; via the coding sequence ATGACCCGTCTCGACGCTTCCGATCTGGCGCAGCGTCTCGGCCGGGAGGCCGAGGCGGTGTGCCGCCACTATCTCGACGCCGGCCATCGTCAGGGCAATTACTGGCAGGTCGGCGATGCGCGCAACACGCCCGGCCGCTCGATGTTCGTCCGGCTCAAGGAGACGGCGAAGGGGCCGGCGGGCAAATGGACCGACGCCGCCACCGGCGAGCATGGCGATCTGCTCGACGTGATCCGGGAAAGCTGTGGCCTCACCGACTTCGCCGATGTCGTCGAGGAAGCCCGCAGCTTTCTCAGGCTGCCGCGTCCGAAACCCGCGCCGGCGACGAAGAAGCGACCGGGCACGCCTGCCCCGTCGGGTTCGGCCGAAGCGGCAAGGCGATTGTTCGCCATGTCGCAGCCGATCAGCGGCACCCCCGTAGAGACATATCTTCGCCATCGCGGCATTACGGCTTTGCACGGAACCGGAAACCTTCGCTTCCATCCACGCTGCTATTATCGGCCCGACGACCACGGCCCGACCGAAACCTGGCCGGCGATGATCGCCGCCGTCACCGATCTCAGGGGCGCGATCACCGGCGCGCATCGCACCTGGCTCGCCCCTGACGGCTCCGACAAGGCGCCGATCGAAACGCAGCGCAAGGCGATGGGCGACTTGCTCGGCCATGCCGTTCGCTTCGGGATCGCCGGCGAGGCGATGGCGGCGGGCGAAGGCATCGAAAGCGTCCTGTCGGCGCGTCAGACGATACCGCACATGGCGATGGCTGCGGCGCTGTCCGCAGCCCATCTGGCCGCCATCCTGTTCCCCCAGACGCTGCGCCGACTCTATATACTGCGCGACAACGACCCGGCAGGCGACGGCGCGCGGGACAACCTGGTCGAACGGGCGAACGCGGCCGGAATCGAGGCCATCGTGCTCTCGCCGGTGCTTGAGGACTTCAACGAAGATCTCCGGCGCCTCGGGCTCGATGCGCTCCGCGCCAGCCTGCGGGTGCAGCTCGCGCCGCAGGACGTCGCCCGCTTCATGGCTCAGGCGGCTTAG
- a CDS encoding transcriptional regulator domain-containing protein produces MTPNAAGWRSSAAYEHIAEMSPSDLAWEWLRRNDAYVEDYRELSEGKTDIQTLTDKIRRRWGLRFPRGPAGPVI; encoded by the coding sequence ATGACACCCAATGCAGCAGGCTGGCGCTCCTCCGCCGCCTATGAGCACATCGCCGAGATGAGCCCGTCCGATCTCGCCTGGGAGTGGCTCCGGCGCAACGACGCCTATGTTGAAGACTACCGGGAGCTGAGCGAGGGAAAGACCGACATCCAGACGCTGACCGACAAGATCCGTCGCCGATGGGGGTTGCGATTTCCCCGTGGACCCGCAGGCCCCGTCATCTGA
- a CDS encoding XRE family transcriptional regulator: MITARQSRAARALLGWTQETLADEARTSLTALKRLESENDLEVYESTRDLVRRALEAAGIVLLSTDKGEGVLLLHDRKDLPPSR; this comes from the coding sequence ATGATCACCGCCCGACAATCACGGGCCGCACGCGCGTTGCTGGGATGGACACAGGAGACGCTCGCTGACGAGGCCCGGACATCGCTGACCGCGCTCAAGCGTCTCGAGTCCGAGAACGACCTCGAGGTGTATGAGTCGACACGCGATCTCGTTCGCCGGGCGCTGGAGGCCGCGGGAATCGTCCTGCTCTCGACCGACAAGGGCGAAGGCGTGCTGCTGCTTCACGACCGCAAAGACTTGCCGCCGAGCCGTTAA
- a CDS encoding DNA -binding domain-containing protein — MSDYSRSMGQPTPSFLDEPPVSQSLTAYDREHMALYMRLIDSARDGAAWQEAVQAIFGLDPAHDPERCRHVHDSHLARARWMTEQGYRELTRPRH, encoded by the coding sequence ATGAGCGATTATAGTCGCTCTATGGGACAGCCAACGCCCTCATTCCTCGACGAGCCGCCGGTCAGCCAGTCGCTCACGGCCTACGACCGTGAGCACATGGCTCTCTACATGCGTCTGATCGACTCCGCCCGCGACGGCGCCGCCTGGCAGGAAGCCGTCCAGGCCATCTTCGGCCTCGATCCCGCGCACGACCCCGAGCGTTGCCGCCATGTTCACGACTCGCACCTGGCGCGGGCGCGCTGGATGACGGAACAGGGCTACCGCGAGTTGACCCGCCCTCGGCACTGA